The genomic window CACGTGACTGAAGCTTATCCTCTATCGATGTATCTTACATTTATGCGCAGACTCTGCAAATTCCTCACacatgcagtcacacacacaaaccgaaATATTGGTACAACAGAACCAATTGGAATGCAGAAAATACGTTGTACTCTCTCAGTTTGGGGATGCAAAAATCACAGATCAGAGGAAATGGATACATAATCCAGTTACACAGACGTGTATAAACCTGACACTGAGAGTGAAGATTGCATCGAATTAGATGAAGAATTGATTGTTGCTGGTGTAATGTTTCAGTAATTATCAACATTTAATCCATTTTTAATGTGGAGTAAAGGGATAGTTCTTCATATTCTTCAATTGCTGTCTGAACTTAGGATGTGCGATGCCATAAATTGcagtatttgtgcagcaactgagcatCTGCAGCATGTAGCCCAGTTCCATTATCCAAAGAGGGAGATCTTGGAATTGATATCCCAAACTTACCATTCTACAATTTATGCAAAATACCAATGATACTGACCATAACAGTAGAAAATTGCCTGAGATAAGAAACAATAAAATGATGGAATTCCTTCGATTCTTCAGCTCATGGCCTCTGGCGCTCTTCCTATTGTTTTGATGTGCAATATCTTGCGGAATTTGCTGGTCACTACAACGTGTCTGACCGTTATAAAATTGAGAAACAGAATAAGTGTAAAGGCAACTCCCGGGGTTAGTATGTAATGAAATAACTCAATTGCTCCCCACGCTGGAGAAAACTTGACTTCGCTTTTAATGAAACAAAACCATGGTCAGTTCCTCGGATAATACTGACCTGTGAAATGAAATACAAGAAAATATTCTTCAAACAGCTCAAAATGCAAACTCCTCAcacatggagacacacacacaaaccgaaACATTGGTACAACAGATCCAATTGGAATGCAGAAAATACGTTGCACTTTGTCAATTTGGAGATGCAAAAATCACAGATCAGAGGAACTGGATCCATAATCCAGTTACACAGACGTGTATAAACGTgtcatcaaaatgcaacaccctgCAAAACAGCAGCATTCAACAAATTCTGCAATGGCAAATGTTAATGCATTCTtgagtgagacagacagaaacacacttcGCATTTGTGGTGGATGAAATATTGTACAAAGATACGTAGGTGTATTAGGGCTGAAGGTGATCACAGCAATGTGCATGTTTTTGCGTTTGGAAGATGTTAACGAAACGGACAGGACAAAGGTGGGGTTGTGCTATGGGTGTCGGCGGAAAGTCCAGCGAAGGATGTATTGTAAGGAGTGTTAGACTCACAGACGAATGGACATTGGTCTGAATGAATGTCGGGGTATTGGGAAGGCCGGCATGAGAATGTACAGATGCAGGAATGGCTAGACGAATTTGATGCAGGTCAGGGTTGAGACAAAGTTGAGAGCGTAGGTGTGATTGGCGCAGGTTAGATCAACGGGGAGGTGTTTTAGGGATGTTGGAAGCTGCAGAGATAGTCACATATGCTGGTGTTTGAGACGATAACTTACTAGAAGGCAGTAACTGAGATTAACTGGAGGAGTTACTGAGTGTTACTTCCAAGTACAGGTGTATGCAGCCAATGAACACTGTCTGTCAGGAAGAGGTTGCAGAAATATGGAGAACTTAACTGGTGGAGGAGTTACACAGATATGATTGAAGAAGGAAACTGGGGAGATTGATATGTTTGCTGGTGGGATGGAGACTGTGAAACACTTGGGAAGCATTGTGAGATCTGCATGGTGTAACTGAGACTGTGCGTGCTGCAGGCACTCGTCGAATTAGAGGAGATCAAATTATTTCTCGGTGCAGGAGCTTTCATAAATTGTAGATGTTTTCAAAGCTGGAGATGGACATAGACAGCACCGTGTTATGGAGACCTTTAGAGACAGGACTATTTTAAGGATAATATCATAGATGGTCTGAAGTGTATTACAGCGAACGGAAGGGCTGCAGGCTTTTGTGATGATGGCGATTTGACAACGAGTAGAGTGCTTTGGGACTTGCACGACTCCAACATGTTACAGAAGTaaggagaaacagagtgactggaGGAGGCAATCAACATAAATCCGGTAATAGAAGATTAGTAATTGCCACGTTTGGATAGGAAGAGGCATACAGAGATTGATAGAAAAGGGCAAGCTTATGTAATTAAGGATGATAGTTAATAGGGGGTCTGAGTGTGGGAAGTAAGCAGACGGGAATGACTGATGAGTGGGACGTCAGGACAGTTGGAGAACAGACAGCATTGAATTTGTTAAAGTCCACTTACCACAGTGTGGAATCTCTGAGTTCCAGCAGTGACGTGATCGAGTTTGGGAAAGAAATGCAATCGATGAAATTTCCAGCAACGAGACTGGTATCAATGTCATGAAAATGGAAAAGACTCGTCTAACTGAAAACCTTCTATTCACTTGTGGCTCGGAAAACAATTGTCTGCAAAGAATATATTCTGAAAGTATTTATGCAGATGAAGAAGGAGTAAGTGAACCGTCCTCAGTTTATCTCTGAGTGACAGTCGACGCTTAACATGAATGGGGAACTGTATCATCCCCCATCTATGTGATGGCCTATTATTTCACTTCCCAACTCATCTGCTTGCTCTACAGAAATTGTAACACGGTACTTTCCCACATGAAAAGCCCAGGTGCTCACTCGGGTGGAGGGGTGACAGCAGTGACACGACCAGGAAGGGACAGAATGAAAATTAAAAACACTTGTGTCTCATTTTGAATTTTGTTGGAATGCAATTACACATGAAGATTTGCCGTATACGCAATTTATTTTTTGTGAAGCTGTAATGGCTTTGCGTGAGCGAATGTGAGTTGCTGAGAACTAGTGAAGGAGAATCTGTCGATCAGCTTCACTTCCTGTCCTGCGGGAGGCACTTCGATTGCTTTCCTGCCGTTTTTATATCTGGTCAACTGAACGTTCGGTGCACTgataacttttctgacacctttTGTAAATTTCAGCTCTCTAATAATCTCAGTTCAACACGGGGATATTTCAACTTCCTCAGTTTAAGTACAACTGGAGTCGATGTGGTGAAGGAAAATGATATGGATGCAGATGATCAGCCCTGATTTGTTTGAAAAGTATGGCGAACTCAAAAAGATAAACGGTCTCCTTCTGCTCCTAGTTCGTGTCTATTTATTTCCTCCAAGAATTGCTTACTTCTCTTCACTCACTCCGGGTCATACCAGAGCCATCTACCCTCCTTGGCCCCTTTCTATTTGGCATCTGACAACAGCTCTCAGTATTCCTCAGATTGTCCAACTTTCTGTCCCGAGTTGACAAAATCGCTCAGGCATGTCCCGCATATTTTCTTCTTCTGAATCGAACACACTAAGTGCTGCTCAGTCAGTTGCTTTGATTGTTGgttgattcaatatttcaagcaAAAATAGCTTCCAGTGGGTTCCTGAGCTTCTCTCTGAACTTGGACAGTGATGCCACATAGACAATGGTGTTCGTACAGCAATTCAAATTTCGCAGCATGTATGCAACTCTTTCAAATGCATATTTCCCATCCCTATCTAAAGGATCATCAATATCGAAATAATATAAAATATATAACAGCCACAAAATTATGAAGTTTCCAGAAATGACGAAAAGTAAAATGATACACTGCCTTCTACTCTCCATCTCTGAGTCACTAGAATTTTCTCCATTACTCTGACACTTCAGAGCTTTCCGAACTCGACTGGCCACTAAAATGTGTTTGACTGTCAGAGCGTTGAGGAACAGGATTAAAAAGAAAGGGAATATTGGTGTTACAATCTTCTCAAAGTTGCTAAATGCTCTCCACACAGGGTCATAATAGTATGCATCTGAATTCCAACAGTACCATGGTACATTGCCAATGATCTTATATGGTACAAACCTGAAGTAGACAGGAATATTTTTTAGAAAAAACAGACAGCCGATTGTTGTGAGAACGACAGTTGCAGTTTTTTGAGTGCAGtatttaattttcagtttctcaCAACAAATGGTGAcatatcgatcaaaggtgaaagcgatggtgaaccagacagaacagtctatGAGTAGACGGCGCAGAACAGCGTGAACAGAACACACAGGGGTAATGTCCAAGAATGATCGTGGGAAAAAATCATGTTTGATTCTTTTGAGTATGATCTCAATGATAACGACCAATAGATCCACCACTGCCATGGCCAGCAGATAGAACCGGCTGCAGGATGAGAGACCACAGTTACCCCGAAGTAGGATTCCGACCGTCGCTAAATTGACtgtaagagagggagaggggaaaacaAAAATGATCAGTACAGACGAACATTCTCCATCATTGCAAAGGATGGATTTCATCAACACAAGCAAGTCAAAGTATTTGGTAAGAGGATCAATAATTTGAATTGACACAGCAGTGAAACTCACACCTACTGTTTTATACATATGGGACGTGAGCATGAAGCAGGGTTTTTACAAGAAGAAAACAGGCCAGTAAGATTTTATATGTGGAACAAGTGCACAGGCAGATTATAAACTACCTGATTCTTTCAGACCAATTTCAGTTCAAGCAATGCCAAAGACCGAACTTGCAACATGCTTGATAAAAAGAGAAATGTTCCTGAAACCCCATCTTCTTCCTTCGAAAGAATTTGCAATTCTACTTTCAGCAGTAGCAGACGGTATCAAATACATACTAGATGCAAAGGCAGGTGCTCCGAGGCTGTCGAACTATTGATGTCGTGGGGAATGAGCATTAAAGAAAGAAACTGTTAAGAGAGGGTGAACATTCTTCCTGAGCAAGCCAGAACTGGCAAGGAGTGTTCATGTGTTCAGACAGCAATAATATGTACAGTGGAATTGCATGTTGCTTTTCTTCAGTCCAAGAGTTTTCTTGGAAATACATcgttttaaaaaataaagttcTGTTTAAAACGAGTTTCTGAACCATAACGATTGAAACATAATATCCCAATTTCGTTCTATTCAATCACTGTACAAATGATTACATTCCTTCACATAATATTCGTCAGAGACTTTGTTCTACTCATGGAATAGTCCATCACTGTTACAATAACATCGTGAGGAGAGATTGAAACAGTGACAGCAACAGAATGAAACTGCT from Chiloscyllium punctatum isolate Juve2018m chromosome 35, sChiPun1.3, whole genome shotgun sequence includes these protein-coding regions:
- the LOC140459570 gene encoding probable G-protein coupled receptor 139, with the protein product MRDLVRTVRKIFYLVLGVIGFPVNLATVGILLRGNCGLSSCSRFYLLAMAVVDLLVVIIEIILKRIKHDFFPRSFLDITPVCSVHAVLRRLLIDCSVWFTIAFTFDRYVTICCEKLKIKYCTQKTATVVLTTIGCLFFLKNIPVYFRFVPYKIIGNVPWYCWNSDAYYYDPVWRAFSNFEKIVTPIFPFFLILFLNALTVKHILVASRVRKALKCQSNGENSSDSEMESRRQCIILLFVISGNFIILWLLYILYYFDIDDPLDRDGKYAFERVAYMLRNLNCCTNTIVYVASLSKFREKLRNPLEAIFA